In one window of Camelina sativa cultivar DH55 chromosome 15, Cs, whole genome shotgun sequence DNA:
- the LOC104746466 gene encoding FHA domain-containing protein DDL: MAPSSRSPSPRTKRLRRAQGEKEGGRSREREDERHDGRGREKRDNRDGEMGRDRDRERKRQGDTDREIGDKRRRSGREGSGERKRDDERHSRGRHERSTSPLDRSHRSSSRRSEERSIASRHDEGSIERRGGEELNAEEDSVARMRAVEEALAAKKKEEPSFELSGKLAEDTNRYRGITLLFSEPPEARKPSERWRLYVFKDGEPLNEPLYLHRQSCYLFGRERRIADVPTDHPSCSKQHAVIQYREVEKEKPDGMMGKQVKPYIMDLGSTNKTYINENPIEPQRYYELFEKDTIKFGNSSREYVLLHENSAE, from the exons ATGGCTCCAAGTTCAAGGTCTCCTTCACCACGGACGAAGAGACTGAGAAGAGCTCAAGGCGAGAAGGAAGGTGgaagaagtagagagagagaagacgagAGGCATGACGGTAGAGGAAGGGAGAAGAGAGACAATAGGGATGGAGAAATGGGAAGAGATAGGGACAGAGAGAGGAAAAGACAAGGAGACACAGATAGGGAAATTGGGGATAAGAGAAGACGCTCAGGGAGAGAGGGCAGTGGTGAAAGGAAAAGGGATGATGAGAGACACTCTAGAGGAAGGCATGAGAGGTCTACTTCACCGTTAGATAGGAGTCACAGGAGTAGTAGTAGGCGTTCAGAAGAGAGATCTATTGCCTCAAGGCATGATGAG ggGTCTATTGAAAGAAGGGGCGGCGAGGAGCT AAATGCCGAGGAAGATTCAGTCGCGAGGATGAGAGCAGTTGAAGAGGCTCTGGCAGCGAAGAAAAAG GAAGAACCATCATTTGAGCTATCAGGGAAACTTGCTGAAGATACCAACAGATACAGAG GTATCACACTCCTCTTCAGTGAGCCTCCGGAGGCTAGAAAGCCCAGCGAAAGATGGAGACTGTATGTCTTTAAGGATGGTGAACCACTGAATG AGCCTCTCTACCTACATCGCCAAAGCTGCTATCTCTTTGGACGTGAGAGAAGGATTGCTGATGTTCCCACTGATCATCCATCGTGTAGCAAACAACATGCTGTTATTCAGTACCG GGAAGTGGAAAAGGAGAAACCGGATGGAATGATGGGGAAGCAAGTGAA GCCTTACATAATGGATCTTGGCAGTaccaacaaaacatatatcaat GAAAATCCTATTGAACCACAGAGATATTATGAGCTTTTTGAGAAAGACACCATAAAGTTTGGCAACAGCAG CCGAGAGTACGTACTGTTGCACGAGAATTCTGCTGAGTGA
- the LOC104746465 gene encoding DNA polymerase I B, chloroplastic/mitochondrial isoform X1: MGVSLRHLSPSSFWVSRRPRVSSSSSILSFLVPRRRIISRKIAIINGNSGYSTATTDCGGSHGFQHSGHQRSSSVEFSGEWKLNLGSKTARMVPPTVKEAGAVSAWRDEVNNLRGRNGEHANNNQDDAFGNGSYYFKGFVPKIDDVQSYGNGQNFDYKLKQGSDITTLDRELNGFMQTNSIRRPVVALPSKDIEVEGKTDMTLRGDKDAHGKQSDSSLDNASYKKSATVSQVEKCTNLSKVRANLKKIYERVFVVDDAYTAKKTVAKLMNEYRNLVHACDTEVSRIDVKTETPVDHGEMICFSLYCGSEADFGDGKSCIWVDLLGESGRDILAEFKPFFEDSSIKKVWHNYSFDHHIIRNYGIKLSGFHGDTMHMARLWDSSRRISGGYSLEALTSDPRVLGGTETKEEAELFGKISMKKIFGKGKLKKDGSEGKLVIVPPVEELQKDDREAWISYSALDSISTLKLYESMKKQLQVKQWFLDGHLISKKNMFDFYQEYWQPFAELLAKMEAEGILVDRDYLAQIEIVAKAEKEIAVSRFRNWASKHCPDAKHMNVGSDTQLRQLFFGGITNSCNGEDLPYEKLFKVPNVDKVIEEGKKTATKFRNIKLHRISDNPLPTEKFTASGWPSVSGDTLKALAGKVSAEYDYTDGVLDTSLEENTGDDDFISLPDEILETQHSNTSDESNTSAYGTAFDGFGGGESGKEACHAIAALCEVCSIDSLISNFILPLQGSNVSGKDGRVHCSLNINTETGRLSARRPNLQNQPALEKDRYKIRQAFIASPGNSLIVADYGQLELRILAHLTGCKSMMEAFIAGGDFHSRTAMNMYPHIREAVENGEVLLEWHPQPGQEKPPVPLLKDAFASERRKAKMLNFSIAYGKTAVGLSRDWKVSREEAQETVNLWYNDRQEVRKWQELRKKEAIKNGYVVTLLGRARKFPVYRSRAQKNHIERAAINTPVQGSAADVAMCAMLEISTNQCLKELGWKLLLQIHDEVILEGPSESAENAKDIVVKCMSEPFNGKNILSVDLSVDAKCAQNWYAGK, encoded by the exons ATGGGGGTTTCTCTTCGTCACctctctccttcctctttcTGGGTTTCGCGTCGTCCtcgtgtttcttcttcttcttcaattctttcttttcttgtgcCTCGCCGTAGAATCATTTCCAG AAAAATAGCTATCATCAATGGAAATTCCGGATATTCCACTGCTACGACTGATTGTGGGGGTTCCCATGGATTTCAGCATTCGGGTCATCAACGGTCGTCCTCTGTTGAGTTTAGTGGAGAGTGGAAACTTAATTTGGGTTCTAAGACGGCAAGAATGGTTCCGCCAACTGTGAAAGAAGCTGGAGCTGTGAGTGCTTGGAGGGATGAAGTCAATAACTTGAGAGGAAGAAATGGCGAACATGCTAACAACAACCAAGATGATGCTTTTGGTAACGGAAGTTATTATTTCAAAGGCTTTGTCCCTAAAATAGATGATGTCCAATCTTATGGAAACGGCCAGAACTTTGATTACAAGCTGAAGCAAGGAAGTGATATTACCACACTTGATAGAGAATTGAATGGATTTATGCAAACTAATAGTATAAGAAGACCGGTCGTTGCATTACCAAGCAAGGATATTGAGGTTGAGGGGAAAACAGACATGACTCTGAGAGGAGATAAGGATGCACATGGAAAACAAAGTGATTCGTCTCTTGACAATGCAAGCTATAAGAAATCAGCAACCGTTTCCCAAGTGGAAAAATGCACCAACCTGTCGAAAGTCCGAGCAAACCTCAAGAAAATATATGAgagagtttttgttgttgatgatgcGTATACTGCAAAGAAAACCGTGGCTAAGCTCATGAATGAATATAGGAATCTTGTCCATGCTTGCGATACAGAG GTGTCCAGGATTGATGTGAAGACTGAAACACCTGTGGACCATGGGGAGATGATATGTTTCAGTTTATATTGTGGATCAGAAGCAGATTTTGGAGACGGAAAATCATGTATCTGGGTAGATTTGCTTGGCGAAAGTGGAAGGGATATCTTGGCTGAGTTTAAGCCATTTTTCGAAGACTCATCAATAAAAAAA GTATGGCATAACTACAGCTTTGATCACCACATTATCAGAAATTATGGAATCAAGCTTTCTGGTTTTCATGGTGATACGATGCACATGGCACGATTGTGGGATTCATCAAGACGGATATCTGGTGGTTATTCGCTCGAAGCACTTACAAGTGACCCAAGAGTTCTTGGGGGAACTGAGACAAAGGAGGAAGCAGAATTATTTGGTAAAATatcaatgaagaagattttCGGCAAGGGGAAACTGAAAAAAGATGGATCAGAGGGGAAATTGGTGATCGTTCCTCCTGTTGAAGAGCTACAAAAAGACGATCGAGAAGCTTGGATTTCCTACTCGGCGTTGGATTCAATAAGCACACTAAAGCTTTATGAGAGCATGAAGAAACAACTGCAAGTGAAGCAATGGTTTCTTGATGGACATCTCATTTCAAAAAAGAACATGTTTGATTTCTACCAAGAATATTGGCAACCTTTTGCTGAACTTCTTGCCAAAATGGAAGCGGAAGGAATTCTTGTAGATAGGGATTATTTGGCGCAGATTGAGATTGTAGCCAAAGCAGAAAAAGAAATTGCTGTTTCGAGGTTCCGAAATTGGGCTTCAAAACATTGTCCAGATGCGAAGCATATGAATGTTGGCAGTGACACGCAATTGCGACAACTCTTTTTTGGTGGCATTACTAACAG TTGTAATGGTGAGGATCTTCCATATGAAAAACTTTTCAAAGTTCCTAATGTTGATAAGGTgattgaagaaggaaaaaagacaGCGACAAAGTTCCGGAATATCAAACTGCATAGGATTAGCGACAATCCTCTACCCACTGAAAAGTTCACTGCCTCAGGCTGGCCCTCTGTTAGTGGAGACACCTTGAAAGCCTTAGCTGGGAAAGTGTCTGCAGAATATGACTATACGGATGGCGTTTTAGATACTTCTCTAGAAGAAAACACTGGAGATGATGATTTTATTTCGCTACCAGATGAAATTTTAGAAACACAACACTCCAATACCTCTGATGAATCAAACACATCTGCTTATGGAACAGCATTTGATGGGTTTGGAGGGGGTGAAAGTGGAAAGGAGGCTTGCCATGCTATTGCCGCACTATGTGAAGTTTGCTCCATTGATTccttaatatcaaattttattcttCCTTTGCag GGAAGTAATGTGTCAGGAAAAGATGGTCGTGTCCACTGCTCCCTGAATATTAACACTGAAACTGGTCGCTTATCTGCTAGAAGGCCAAATTTGCAG AACCAACCTGCATTGGAGAAAGATCGGTACAAGATCCGTCAGGCCTTCATAGCATCACCTGGAAATTCACTGATTGTTGCTGATTATGGACAG cTTGAACTTAGAATTCTAGCGCATCTTACTGGTTGCAAAAGCATGATGGAAGCTTTCATAGCTGGTGGAGACTTCCACTCGAGAACAGCCATGAATATGTATCCACATATTCGTGAAGCTGTTGAAAATGGTGAAGTGCTCCTTGAATGGCATCCACAACCTGGACAAGAGAAGCCGCCAGTGCCGTTATTGAAG gatgcctttgcttctgagagaagaaaagcaaagatgCTTAACTTCTCGATTGCGTATGGGAAGACTGCTGTTGGACTTTCTAGAGATTGGAAG GTTTcaagagaagaagctcaagaaacAGTTAATCTCTGGTATAATGACAGGCAAGAAGTCCGCAAATGGCAAGAACTACGCAAGAAAGAAGCTATAAAAAATGGGTATGTAGTCACTTTGTTGGGAAGGGCTCGTAAATTCCCTGTATACCGTTCACGTGCCCAGAAGAACCATATCGAACGAGCAGCAATCAACACTCCTGTTCAG GGAAGCGCAGCTGATGTTGCTATGTGCGCTATGCTGGAGATATCAACAAATCAATGTCTAAAAGAGCTTGGTTGGAAATTGCTTCTACAA ATTCATGATGAAGTAATTTTGGAAGGACCTAGTGAGTCAGCAGAGAATGCTAAAGACATAGTAGTGAAATGCATGAGTGAACCCTTCAACGGCAAGAATATTCTCTCAGTCGACTTATCTGTTGATGCTAAGTGTGCTCAGAACTGGTATGCTGGCAAGTAA
- the LOC104746465 gene encoding DNA polymerase I B, chloroplastic/mitochondrial isoform X3: MGVSLRHLSPSSFWVSRRPRVSSSSSILSFLVPRRRIISRKIAIINGNSGYSTATTDCGGSHGFQHSGHQRSSSVEFSGEWKLNLGSKTARMVPPTVKEAGAVSAWRDEVNNLRGRNGEHANNNQDDAFGNGSYYFKGFVPKIDDVQSYGNGQNFDYKLKQGSDITTLDRELNGFMQTNSIRRPVVALPSKDIEVEGKTDMTLRGDKDAHGKQSDSSLDNASYKKSATVSQVEKCTNLSKVRANLKKIYERVFVVDDAYTAKKTVAKLMNEYRNLVHACDTEVSRIDVKTETPVDHGEMICFSLYCGSEADFGDGKSCIWVDLLGESGRDILAEFKPFFEDSSIKKVWHNYSFDHHIIRNYGIKLSGFHGDTMHMARLWDSSRRISGGYSLEALTSDPRVLGGTETKEEAELFGKISMKKIFGKGKLKKDGSEGKLVIVPPVEELQKDDREAWISYSALDSISTLKLYESMKKQLQVKQWFLDGHLISKKNMFDFYQEYWQPFAELLAKMEAEGILVDRDYLAQIEIVAKAEKEIAVSRFRNWASKHCPDAKHMNVGSDTQLRQLFFGGITNSCNGEDLPYEKLFKVPNVDKVIEEGKKTATKFRNIKLHRISDNPLPTEKFTASGWPSVSGDTLKALAGKVSAEYDYTDGVLDTSLEENTGDDDFISLPDEILETQHSNTSDESNTSAYGTAFDGFGGGESGKEACHAIAALCEVCSIDSLISNFILPLQGSNVSGKDGRVHCSLNINTETGRLSARRPNLQNQPALEKDRYKIRQAFIASPGNSLIVADYGQLELRILAHLTGCKSMMEAFIAGGDFHSRTAMNMYPHIREAVENGEVLLEWHPQPGQEKPPVPLLKDAFASERRKAKMLNFSIAYGKTAVGLSRDWKVSREEAQETVNLWYNDRQEVRKWQELRKKEAIKNGYVVTLLGRARKFPVYRSRAQKNHIERAAINTPVQGSAADVAMCAMLEISTNQCLKELGWKLLLQIHDEVILEGPSESAENAKDIVVKCMSEPFNGKNILSVDLSVDAKCAQNWYAGK; the protein is encoded by the exons ATGGGGGTTTCTCTTCGTCACctctctccttcctctttcTGGGTTTCGCGTCGTCCtcgtgtttcttcttcttcttcaattctttcttttcttgtgcCTCGCCGTAGAATCATTTCCAG AAAAATAGCTATCATCAATGGAAATTCCGGATATTCCACTGCTACGACTGATTGTGGGGGTTCCCATGGATTTCAGCATTCGGGTCATCAACGGTCGTCCTCTGTTGAGTTTAGTGGAGAGTGGAAACTTAATTTGGGTTCTAAGACGGCAAGAATGGTTCCGCCAACTGTGAAAGAAGCTGGAGCTGTGAGTGCTTGGAGGGATGAAGTCAATAACTTGAGAGGAAGAAATGGCGAACATGCTAACAACAACCAAGATGATGCTTTTGGTAACGGAAGTTATTATTTCAAAGGCTTTGTCCCTAAAATAGATGATGTCCAATCTTATGGAAACGGCCAGAACTTTGATTACAAGCTGAAGCAAGGAAGTGATATTACCACACTTGATAGAGAATTGAATGGATTTATGCAAACTAATAGTATAAGAAGACCGGTCGTTGCATTACCAAGCAAGGATATTGAGGTTGAGGGGAAAACAGACATGACTCTGAGAGGAGATAAGGATGCACATGGAAAACAAAGTGATTCGTCTCTTGACAATGCAAGCTATAAGAAATCAGCAACCGTTTCCCAAGTGGAAAAATGCACCAACCTGTCGAAAGTCCGAGCAAACCTCAAGAAAATATATGAgagagtttttgttgttgatgatgcGTATACTGCAAAGAAAACCGTGGCTAAGCTCATGAATGAATATAGGAATCTTGTCCATGCTTGCGATACAGAG GTGTCCAGGATTGATGTGAAGACTGAAACACCTGTGGACCATGGGGAGATGATATGTTTCAGTTTATATTGTGGATCAGAAGCAGATTTTGGAGACGGAAAATCATGTATCTGGGTAGATTTGCTTGGCGAAAGTGGAAGGGATATCTTGGCTGAGTTTAAGCCATTTTTCGAAGACTCATCAATAAAAAAA GTATGGCATAACTACAGCTTTGATCACCACATTATCAGAAATTATGGAATCAAGCTTTCTGGTTTTCATGGTGATACGATGCACATGGCACGATTGTGGGATTCATCAAGACGGATATCTGGTGGTTATTCGCTCGAAGCACTTACAAGTGACCCAAGAGTTCTTGGGGGAACTGAGACAAAGGAGGAAGCAGAATTATTTGGTAAAATatcaatgaagaagattttCGGCAAGGGGAAACTGAAAAAAGATGGATCAGAGGGGAAATTGGTGATCGTTCCTCCTGTTGAAGAGCTACAAAAAGACGATCGAGAAGCTTGGATTTCCTACTCGGCGTTGGATTCAATAAGCACACTAAAGCTTTATGAGAGCATGAAGAAACAACTGCAAGTGAAGCAATGGTTTCTTGATGGACATCTCATTTCAAAAAAGAACATGTTTGATTTCTACCAAGAATATTGGCAACCTTTTGCTGAACTTCTTGCCAAAATGGAAGCGGAAGGAATTCTTGTAGATAGGGATTATTTGGCGCAGATTGAGATTGTAGCCAAAGCAGAAAAAGAAATTGCTGTTTCGAGGTTCCGAAATTGGGCTTCAAAACATTGTCCAGATGCGAAGCATATGAATGTTGGCAGTGACACGCAATTGCGACAACTCTTTTTTGGTGGCATTACTAACAG TTGTAATGGTGAGGATCTTCCATATGAAAAACTTTTCAAAGTTCCTAATGTTGATAAGGTgattgaagaaggaaaaaagacaGCGACAAAGTTCCGGAATATCAAACTGCATAGGATTAGCGACAATCCTCTACCCACTGAAAAGTTCACTGCCTCAGGCTGGCCCTCTGTTAGTGGAGACACCTTGAAAGCCTTAGCTGGGAAAGTGTCTGCAGAATATGACTATACGGATGGCGTTTTAGATACTTCTCTAGAAGAAAACACTGGAGATGATGATTTTATTTCGCTACCAGATGAAATTTTAGAAACACAACACTCCAATACCTCTGATGAATCAAACACATCTGCTTATGGAACAGCATTTGATGGGTTTGGAGGGGGTGAAAGTGGAAAGGAGGCTTGCCATGCTATTGCCGCACTATGTGAAGTTTGCTCCATTGATTccttaatatcaaattttattcttCCTTTGCag GGAAGTAATGTGTCAGGAAAAGATGGTCGTGTCCACTGCTCCCTGAATATTAACACTGAAACTGGTCGCTTATCTGCTAGAAGGCCAAATTTGCAG AACCAACCTGCATTGGAGAAAGATCGGTACAAGATCCGTCAGGCCTTCATAGCATCACCTGGAAATTCACTGATTGTTGCTGATTATGGACAG cTTGAACTTAGAATTCTAGCGCATCTTACTGGTTGCAAAAGCATGATGGAAGCTTTCATAGCTGGTGGAGACTTCCACTCGAGAACAGCCATGAATATGTATCCACATATTCGTGAAGCTGTTGAAAATGGTGAAGTGCTCCTTGAATGGCATCCACAACCTGGACAAGAGAAGCCGCCAGTGCCGTTATTGAAG gatgcctttgcttctgagagaagaaaagcaaagatgCTTAACTTCTCGATTGCGTATGGGAAGACTGCTGTTGGACTTTCTAGAGATTGGAAG GTTTcaagagaagaagctcaagaaacAGTTAATCTCTGGTATAATGACAGGCAAGAAGTCCGCAAATGGCAAGAACTACGCAAGAAAGAAGCTATAAAAAATGG GTATGTAGTCACTTTGTTGGGAAGGGCTCGTAAATTCCCTGTATACCGTTCACGTGCCCAGAAGAACCATATCGAACGAGCAGCAATCAACACTCCTGTTCAG GGAAGCGCAGCTGATGTTGCTATGTGCGCTATGCTGGAGATATCAACAAATCAATGTCTAAAAGAGCTTGGTTGGAAATTGCTTCTACAA ATTCATGATGAAGTAATTTTGGAAGGACCTAGTGAGTCAGCAGAGAATGCTAAAGACATAGTAGTGAAATGCATGAGTGAACCCTTCAACGGCAAGAATATTCTCTCAGTCGACTTATCTGTTGATGCTAAGTGTGCTCAGAACTGGTATGCTGGCAAGTAA
- the LOC104746465 gene encoding DNA polymerase I B, chloroplastic/mitochondrial isoform X2 produces MGVSLRHLSPSSFWVSRRPRVSSSSSILSFLVPRRRIISRKIAIINGNSGYSTATTDCGGSHGFQHSGHQRSSSVEFSGEWKLNLGSKTARMVPPTVKEAGAVSAWRDEVNNLRGRNGEHANNNQDDAFGNGSYYFKGFVPKIDDVQSYGNGQNFDYKLKQGSDITTLDRELNGFMQTNSIRRPVVALPSKDIEVEGKTDMTLRGDKDAHGKQSDSSLDNASYKKSATVSQVEKCTNLSKVRANLKKIYERVFVVDDAYTAKKTVAKLMNEYRNLVHACDTEVSRIDVKTETPVDHGEMICFSLYCGSEADFGDGKSCIWVDLLGESGRDILAEFKPFFEDSSIKKVWHNYSFDHHIIRNYGIKLSGFHGDTMHMARLWDSSRRISGGYSLEALTSDPRVLGGTETKEEAELFGKISMKKIFGKGKLKKDGSEGKLVIVPPVEELQKDDREAWISYSALDSISTLKLYESMKKQLQVKQWFLDGHLISKKNMFDFYQEYWQPFAELLAKMEAEGILVDRDYLAQIEIVAKAEKEIAVSRFRNWASKHCPDAKHMNVGSDTQLRQLFFGGITNSCNGEDLPYEKLFKVPNVDKVIEEGKKTATKFRNIKLHRISDNPLPTEKFTASGWPSVSGDTLKALAGKVSAEYDYTDGVLDTSLEENTGDDDFISLPDEILETQHSNTSDESNTSAYGTAFDGFGGGESGKEACHAIAALCEVCSIDSLISNFILPLQGSNVSGKDGRVHCSLNINTETGRLSARRPNLQNQPALEKDRYKIRQAFIASPGNSLIVADYGQLELRILAHLTGCKSMMEAFIAGGDFHSRTAMNMYPHIREAVENGEVLLEWHPQPGQEKPPVPLLKDAFASERRKAKMLNFSIAYGKTAVGLSRDWKVSREEAQETVNLWYNDRQEVRKWQELRKKEAIKNGYVVTLLGRARKFPVYRSRAQKNHIERAAINTPVQGSAADVAMCAMLEISTNQCLKELGWKLLLQIHDEVILEGPSESAENAKDIVVKCMSEPFNGKNILSVDLSVDAKCAQNWYAGK; encoded by the exons ATGGGGGTTTCTCTTCGTCACctctctccttcctctttcTGGGTTTCGCGTCGTCCtcgtgtttcttcttcttcttcaattctttcttttcttgtgcCTCGCCGTAGAATCATTTCCAG AAAAATAGCTATCATCAATGGAAATTCCGGATATTCCACTGCTACGACTGATTGTGGGGGTTCCCATGGATTTCAGCATTCGGGTCATCAACGGTCGTCCTCTGTTGAGTTTAGTGGAGAGTGGAAACTTAATTTGGGTTCTAAGACGGCAAGAATGGTTCCGCCAACTGTGAAAGAAGCTGGAGCTGTGAGTGCTTGGAGGGATGAAGTCAATAACTTGAGAGGAAGAAATGGCGAACATGCTAACAACAACCAAGATGATGCTTTTGGTAACGGAAGTTATTATTTCAAAGGCTTTGTCCCTAAAATAGATGATGTCCAATCTTATGGAAACGGCCAGAACTTTGATTACAAGCTGAAGCAAGGAAGTGATATTACCACACTTGATAGAGAATTGAATGGATTTATGCAAACTAATAGTATAAGAAGACCGGTCGTTGCATTACCAAGCAAGGATATTGAGGTTGAGGGGAAAACAGACATGACTCTGAGAGGAGATAAGGATGCACATGGAAAACAAAGTGATTCGTCTCTTGACAATGCAAGCTATAAGAAATCAGCAACCGTTTCCCAAGTGGAAAAATGCACCAACCTGTCGAAAGTCCGAGCAAACCTCAAGAAAATATATGAgagagtttttgttgttgatgatgcGTATACTGCAAAGAAAACCGTGGCTAAGCTCATGAATGAATATAGGAATCTTGTCCATGCTTGCGATACAGAG GTGTCCAGGATTGATGTGAAGACTGAAACACCTGTGGACCATGGGGAGATGATATGTTTCAGTTTATATTGTGGATCAGAAGCAGATTTTGGAGACGGAAAATCATGTATCTGGGTAGATTTGCTTGGCGAAAGTGGAAGGGATATCTTGGCTGAGTTTAAGCCATTTTTCGAAGACTCATCAATAAAAAAA GTATGGCATAACTACAGCTTTGATCACCACATTATCAGAAATTATGGAATCAAGCTTTCTGGTTTTCATGGTGATACGATGCACATGGCACGATTGTGGGATTCATCAAGACGGATATCTGGTGGTTATTCGCTCGAAGCACTTACAAGTGACCCAAGAGTTCTTGGGGGAACTGAGACAAAGGAGGAAGCAGAATTATTTGGTAAAATatcaatgaagaagattttCGGCAAGGGGAAACTGAAAAAAGATGGATCAGAGGGGAAATTGGTGATCGTTCCTCCTGTTGAAGAGCTACAAAAAGACGATCGAGAAGCTTGGATTTCCTACTCGGCGTTGGATTCAATAAGCACACTAAAGCTTTATGAGAGCATGAAGAAACAACTGCAAGTGAAGCAATGGTTTCTTGATGGACATCTCATTTCAAAAAAGAACATGTTTGATTTCTACCAAGAATATTGGCAACCTTTTGCTGAACTTCTTGCCAAAATGGAAGCGGAAGGAATTCTTGTAGATAGGGATTATTTGGCGCAGATTGAGATTGTAGCCAAAGCAGAAAAAGAAATTGCTGTTTCGAGGTTCCGAAATTGGGCTTCAAAACATTGTCCAGATGCGAAGCATATGAATGTTGGCAGTGACACGCAATTGCGACAACTCTTTTTTGGTGGCATTACTAACAG TTGTAATGGTGAGGATCTTCCATATGAAAAACTTTTCAAAGTTCCTAATGTTGATAAGGTgattgaagaaggaaaaaagacaGCGACAAAGTTCCGGAATATCAAACTGCATAGGATTAGCGACAATCCTCTACCCACTGAAAAGTTCACTGCCTCAGGCTGGCCCTCTGTTAGTGGAGACACCTTGAAAGCCTTAGCTGGGAAAGTGTCTGCAGAATATGACTATACGGATGGCGTTTTAGATACTTCTCTAGAAGAAAACACTGGAGATGATGATTTTATTTCGCTACCAGATGAAATTTTAGAAACACAACACTCCAATACCTCTGATGAATCAAACACATCTGCTTATGGAACAGCATTTGATGGGTTTGGAGGGGGTGAAAGTGGAAAGGAGGCTTGCCATGCTATTGCCGCACTATGTGAAGTTTGCTCCATTGATTccttaatatcaaattttattcttCCTTTGCag GGAAGTAATGTGTCAGGAAAAGATGGTCGTGTCCACTGCTCCCTGAATATTAACACTGAAACTGGTCGCTTATCTGCTAGAAGGCCAAATTTGCAG AACCAACCTGCATTGGAGAAAGATCGGTACAAGATCCGTCAGGCCTTCATAGCATCACCTGGAAATTCACTGATTGTTGCTGATTATGGACAG cTTGAACTTAGAATTCTAGCGCATCTTACTGGTTGCAAAAGCATGATGGAAGCTTTCATAGCTGGTGGAGACTTCCACTCGAGAACAGCCATGAATATGTATCCACATATTCGTGAAGCTGTTGAAAATGGTGAAGTGCTCCTTGAATGGCATCCACAACCTGGACAAGAGAAGCCGCCAGTGCCGTTATTGAAG gatgcctttgcttctgagagaagaaaagcaaagatgCTTAACTTCTCGATTGCGTATGGGAAGACTGCTGTTGGACTTTCTAGAGATTGGAAG GTTTcaagagaagaagctcaagaaacAGTTAATCTCTGGTATAATGACAGGCAAGAAGTCCGCAA ATGGCAAGAACTACGCAAGAAAGAAGCTATAAAAAATGGGTATGTAGTCACTTTGTTGGGAAGGGCTCGTAAATTCCCTGTATACCGTTCACGTGCCCAGAAGAACCATATCGAACGAGCAGCAATCAACACTCCTGTTCAG GGAAGCGCAGCTGATGTTGCTATGTGCGCTATGCTGGAGATATCAACAAATCAATGTCTAAAAGAGCTTGGTTGGAAATTGCTTCTACAA ATTCATGATGAAGTAATTTTGGAAGGACCTAGTGAGTCAGCAGAGAATGCTAAAGACATAGTAGTGAAATGCATGAGTGAACCCTTCAACGGCAAGAATATTCTCTCAGTCGACTTATCTGTTGATGCTAAGTGTGCTCAGAACTGGTATGCTGGCAAGTAA
- the LOC104746467 gene encoding protein LHCP TRANSLOCATION DEFECT-like, with amino-acid sequence MASIPCRAPSASLFFSTTNTTSSSSSLKLPSRFLGTRVVKPRLRLGPSNGSRATCWFKFGKNGVDAENAGIYGSQSRDDFDRDDVEQYFNYMGMLAVEGTYDKMEALLNQNIHPVDILLMLAASEGDKPKIEELLRAGADYTVKDADGRTALDRASSEEIRDLILGSLTQKA; translated from the exons ATGGCTTCCATTCCATGCAGAGCTCCTTCTGCGAGCTTATTCTTCTCTACCACCAacactacttcttcttcttcctcacttaaGCTCCCCTCTCGGTTTCTTGGAACTCGGGTTGTAAAGCCCCGGCTCCGACTCGGACCCTCCAATGGGTCGAGAGCCACTTGCTGGTTCAAGTTTGGAAAGAATGGCGTCGATGCTGAGAATGCTGGAATCTATGGCAGCCAGTCACGTGACGATTTTGACAGAGACGACGTAGAACAG TATTTCAACTACATGGGGATGCTCGCGGTGGAAGGTACCTACGATAAGATGGAGGCTCTTCTCAACCAAAATATTCACCCTGTCGACATCCTTTTAATGCTAGCAGCCTCGGAAGGAGACAAGCCTAAGATTGAAGAGCTTCTCAGAGCTGGTGCTGACTACACGGTTAAGGACGCTGATGGCAGAACCGCTCTTGACCGAGCCAGCAGCGAGGAGATCCGTGACTTGATCCTTGGATCCCTCACTCAAAAGGCTTGA